The Hymenobacter sp. GOD-10R genome includes a window with the following:
- a CDS encoding TonB-dependent receptor yields MKHILLLLVLTLSLVGQLAHGQARVVQGVVRDAQGPVPGVSVYEKDLMSNGIATDAEGKYRLTLKGKNGVLVFRSVSYKLSEVQVGTRPVVNVTLESSEQTLNEVTVVGFGEQRKITQTGSVSQVSGVAIRENPSASLQNSLVGRLPGFFAQQPSGRPGADGANFFIRGISSYNGNSQPLIIVDDIQYSYDQFQRLDPNEIESLSILKDAATTAIYGVRGANGVVVVTTRRGKNGPPQISARVEGSLSQPTKITHYLDAYQTASLYNQAQINDNAASPSPTFKPRFTDDDLQKFKDGSDPYGHPNVDWRKVLFKNFSQQYRANLDIQGGSERVKYFISGGYLFQNGMLKDFGDGQGVNNNYYHRRTNYRSNLDINVARGLDMRIDLYGNFAQVNTPSVGSPFSYNDVFFDYSSFLTLAPFAYPIYNPDGSYGYSIWQRDVVGSNYNNNNVVGRLTNYGYDRNNENNINSVLSLKQDLGVFSKGLQGLSVTGRVAYTSNYYYTRSTTRDAFPSFIYDPATDTYQPRDPNLFRTRRFFLGYNGRSTSRTVNVQGLINYDRTFGKHHASGLLLYNRNSVSAGVGGLYNFIPANFLGYSLRMGYDYDARYLFEINAGYNGSDRFSSKNRYGLFPAVSVGWNIAEESFFHNALPVVDMLKVRGSYGLVGNDALGRDFSYYYQQNYSASSGANFGTTSTTYNGVAEGTLANNNVTWEKEKKLNLGLDYRLVKNALSGSFDYFRNERFDILTVRGTVSSIFGQGLPPVNLGRVRNRGFEIDLGYQSPTSRNFSYSVRGQYSFAKNTILFQDEPNNQYAYQNYTGNSIGQQRVYIFDGFYNQADVADSNVPKPATGALPGDLKYKDLNGDGRIDAFDQKVTGFPSLPNTTFGLNLGVRYKGFSVSALLQGSRNFNVAAAAEAIKAFGANLTEVHTKAWTPELGDDARYPRMTLLGGISDPSNRSTFWQISGNFVRLKTAQINYDIPSNLLRKVGIPSARVYANGTNLLTWSAIDKLYDFDPEIALNASRVNYPPQRLINLGLSVTF; encoded by the coding sequence ATGAAACATATTTTACTCCTTTTGGTGCTGACTCTCAGCCTAGTCGGTCAGCTAGCCCACGGGCAGGCGCGGGTGGTGCAGGGTGTGGTGCGCGACGCCCAAGGCCCCGTGCCGGGCGTGTCGGTGTACGAGAAAGACCTGATGAGCAACGGTATTGCCACCGACGCCGAGGGCAAGTACCGCCTCACGCTCAAAGGCAAGAATGGGGTGCTGGTTTTTCGCTCCGTGAGCTACAAGCTAAGCGAAGTACAAGTAGGTACTCGCCCCGTGGTGAACGTGACGCTCGAATCGTCGGAGCAAACCCTGAATGAGGTAACCGTAGTGGGCTTCGGCGAACAGCGGAAAATCACCCAAACCGGGTCGGTGAGCCAGGTGTCGGGCGTTGCTATTCGGGAAAACCCCTCGGCTAGCTTGCAGAACTCGCTGGTGGGGCGCCTGCCGGGCTTTTTCGCTCAGCAGCCCTCGGGCCGGCCGGGTGCCGACGGCGCCAACTTCTTTATTCGCGGCATCAGCAGCTACAACGGCAACAGCCAGCCGCTGATCATCGTCGACGACATCCAGTACAGCTACGACCAGTTCCAGCGCCTCGACCCCAACGAAATTGAGAGCCTTTCCATCCTGAAAGACGCCGCCACCACGGCCATCTACGGGGTGCGGGGCGCCAACGGCGTAGTCGTCGTGACGACCCGCCGCGGCAAGAACGGTCCGCCCCAGATTTCGGCCCGTGTGGAAGGCAGCTTGAGCCAGCCAACCAAAATCACGCACTACCTCGACGCCTACCAAACGGCCTCGCTTTACAACCAAGCCCAAATCAACGACAACGCGGCTAGCCCCTCGCCCACGTTCAAGCCCCGCTTCACCGACGACGATTTACAGAAGTTCAAGGATGGCTCGGACCCTTACGGCCACCCCAATGTAGATTGGCGCAAGGTGCTGTTCAAGAATTTCAGTCAGCAGTATCGCGCTAACCTCGACATTCAGGGCGGCTCGGAGCGCGTGAAGTACTTCATCTCGGGCGGCTACCTGTTCCAGAACGGGATGCTCAAGGACTTCGGCGACGGCCAAGGCGTGAACAATAACTACTACCATCGCCGCACCAATTACCGCTCGAACCTCGACATCAACGTGGCCCGCGGCCTGGATATGCGCATTGACCTCTACGGCAACTTTGCGCAGGTGAATACGCCCTCCGTGGGTAGCCCCTTCAGCTACAACGACGTGTTCTTCGACTACAGCAGCTTCCTGACATTAGCGCCATTTGCGTACCCCATCTACAACCCCGATGGCTCCTACGGCTACAGCATCTGGCAGCGCGACGTGGTTGGCTCCAACTACAACAACAACAACGTAGTAGGCCGCCTAACCAACTACGGCTACGACCGCAACAACGAAAATAACATCAACTCGGTGTTGTCGCTGAAGCAAGACCTAGGGGTATTCAGCAAGGGCTTGCAGGGCCTGTCGGTGACGGGGCGCGTGGCCTACACCAGCAACTACTACTACACGCGCAGCACCACGCGCGACGCCTTCCCGTCGTTTATCTACGACCCCGCCACCGATACCTACCAGCCCCGCGACCCCAACCTGTTCCGGACACGCCGCTTCTTCCTGGGCTACAACGGCCGGAGCACCTCGCGCACGGTTAACGTGCAGGGCCTCATTAACTACGACCGCACCTTTGGCAAGCACCACGCCTCAGGCTTGCTGCTTTATAACCGCAACTCGGTGTCGGCGGGTGTTGGCGGCCTCTACAACTTTATCCCGGCCAACTTCCTGGGCTACTCGCTGCGCATGGGCTACGACTACGACGCGCGCTACTTGTTCGAAATCAACGCGGGCTACAACGGCTCCGACCGTTTCAGCTCCAAAAATCGCTACGGACTGTTCCCGGCCGTATCGGTGGGCTGGAACATTGCCGAAGAATCCTTCTTCCATAATGCCCTGCCCGTGGTGGATATGCTGAAGGTGCGTGGCTCCTATGGCCTGGTCGGCAACGACGCCCTAGGTCGGGACTTCAGCTATTACTACCAGCAGAACTACAGCGCCAGCAGCGGTGCCAACTTCGGCACCACCAGCACCACGTATAATGGTGTTGCGGAAGGCACCCTAGCCAACAACAATGTAACCTGGGAGAAGGAGAAGAAGCTAAACCTAGGTCTGGACTACCGGCTGGTGAAGAACGCGCTTTCGGGCTCCTTCGACTACTTCCGCAACGAGCGCTTCGACATCCTGACCGTGCGCGGCACGGTGTCGAGTATCTTCGGCCAAGGCTTGCCACCGGTGAACCTAGGTCGGGTGCGCAACCGCGGCTTCGAAATCGACCTGGGTTACCAGAGCCCGACTTCGCGCAACTTCTCCTACTCGGTTCGGGGGCAGTACTCGTTTGCCAAGAACACCATCTTGTTTCAGGATGAGCCTAACAACCAGTACGCTTACCAAAACTACACCGGCAATAGCATCGGGCAGCAGCGCGTGTACATTTTCGATGGCTTCTACAACCAAGCCGACGTCGCCGACTCGAACGTACCGAAGCCCGCGACCGGCGCCCTGCCCGGCGACCTGAAGTACAAGGACCTGAACGGCGACGGCCGCATCGACGCCTTCGACCAGAAAGTAACGGGTTTCCCGAGCTTGCCCAACACTACCTTCGGCCTCAACCTCGGGGTGCGCTACAAAGGCTTTAGCGTCAGCGCCTTGCTTCAGGGCTCCCGCAACTTCAACGTGGCCGCGGCGGCCGAAGCTATCAAGGCCTTCGGCGCCAACCTAACCGAAGTGCACACCAAGGCCTGGACGCCCGAGCTAGGCGACGACGCCCGCTACCCCCGCATGACGCTGCTGGGCGGCATCAGCGACCCCTCGAACCGGTCCACGTTCTGGCAGATTTCGGGCAACTTCGTCCGCCTCAAAACGGCGCAGATCAACTACGACATTCCCAGCAACTTGCTCCGCAAAGTAGGCATCCCGTCGGCCCGCGTATATGCCAACGGCACCAACCTGCTAACGTGGTCGGCCATCGACAAACTCTACGATTTCGACCCCGAAATCGCGCTCAATGCTTCGCGCGTCAACTACCCGCCGCAGCGACTGATAAACCTAGGCCTGAGCGTTACCTTCTAA
- a CDS encoding RagB/SusD family nutrient uptake outer membrane protein, which yields MKKLLLFFLLGTAALSACKQDDFLEPKTSGLVEETVFTDSVRTVAFLSRIYSDIGFSFNKQRWSSHGTAEHATDDAEYSFSGAPQSAVILYSGTLSPLNLPSNDFWELPWANIRRVNLLLAKLPTTPLSKKMQNRMAAEARFLRVWYYENLLVCFGGIPIIGDKVYGIEDVIDQPRTSYAECVTYLTQELDEIATQLPTRDEYPAADYGRITRGACLAMKSRILLEAASPLFNGGAETTDPSLAALVSYPAYSVSRWQAAADAAQAVINSGYYSLVVDNTTAPGNGFVSMFLQRVNPEYIFFVNRVNNSTANKDLEFVFLPSTRGGAAYFMPTQNLVDAFPMKNGKAITDPTSGYDPKNPYANREPRFYNSIIYNGARFQLNSSNSLQPVWTYEGAPSDGFNVGNSTTGYYFRKMLDPNIANNSPGITARGWSLMRYAEILLNYAEAINETGQPELAVPKIVELRRRAGIDAGADGRYGIAPGISVAQMRELIRTERRVELSAEDHRWHDIRRWKTAMVISNAYNLRMRIVQSSPTAAPTSYNIVPTIRRHNFRPEMYLLPIPDGEIRKIPAFRQNPGW from the coding sequence ATGAAAAAGTTACTCCTTTTCTTCCTGCTAGGCACGGCGGCCCTGTCGGCTTGTAAGCAAGACGACTTTCTGGAGCCTAAAACCAGCGGCTTGGTTGAGGAAACCGTCTTCACCGACAGCGTCCGGACCGTGGCCTTCCTGAGCCGCATCTACAGCGACATCGGCTTCAGCTTCAACAAGCAGCGCTGGTCGTCGCACGGCACGGCCGAGCACGCCACCGACGACGCCGAGTACAGCTTCTCGGGCGCCCCGCAGTCGGCCGTGATCCTGTACAGCGGCACGCTCAGCCCCTTGAACTTACCTAGCAACGACTTCTGGGAACTACCCTGGGCCAACATTCGCCGGGTGAACCTGCTGCTAGCCAAGCTGCCGACCACGCCGCTTTCGAAGAAAATGCAAAACCGCATGGCCGCCGAGGCGCGCTTTCTGCGAGTGTGGTACTACGAAAACCTGTTGGTGTGTTTCGGCGGCATTCCCATCATCGGCGACAAAGTGTACGGCATCGAGGATGTGATTGACCAGCCCCGCACCTCCTACGCCGAGTGCGTAACGTACCTGACCCAGGAGCTCGACGAAATTGCGACCCAGCTGCCTACCCGCGACGAGTACCCGGCCGCCGACTACGGCCGCATTACGCGCGGTGCCTGCCTGGCCATGAAGAGCCGCATTCTGCTCGAAGCCGCCAGCCCCCTCTTCAACGGCGGTGCCGAAACGACCGACCCTAGCCTAGCCGCGCTGGTGAGCTACCCCGCCTACAGCGTGAGCCGCTGGCAGGCCGCCGCCGATGCTGCTCAGGCTGTTATCAATTCTGGCTACTACTCTTTGGTGGTGGACAATACGACCGCGCCCGGCAACGGCTTCGTGTCGATGTTCTTGCAGCGGGTGAACCCCGAGTACATCTTCTTTGTGAACCGCGTGAACAACAGCACCGCCAACAAGGACCTAGAGTTTGTGTTCCTGCCTTCCACCCGCGGCGGCGCAGCCTATTTCATGCCCACGCAAAACCTGGTGGATGCCTTCCCGATGAAGAATGGCAAGGCCATTACAGATCCGACGTCAGGCTACGACCCCAAGAACCCGTACGCCAACCGCGAGCCGCGCTTCTACAACAGCATCATCTACAACGGAGCTAGGTTTCAGCTCAACTCCTCGAACTCCCTGCAACCCGTCTGGACGTACGAGGGCGCGCCGTCCGACGGCTTCAACGTCGGTAACTCGACGACTGGCTACTACTTCCGTAAGATGCTCGACCCCAACATCGCCAACAACAGCCCTGGCATCACGGCCCGCGGCTGGAGCCTGATGCGCTACGCCGAGATTCTGCTGAACTACGCCGAAGCCATCAACGAAACCGGTCAGCCCGAGCTAGCTGTACCCAAGATTGTAGAGTTGCGCCGCCGCGCCGGCATAGACGCCGGGGCTGATGGCCGCTACGGCATTGCACCCGGTATTTCGGTGGCCCAGATGCGCGAGCTGATCCGCACCGAGCGGCGCGTGGAGCTTTCGGCCGAAGATCACCGCTGGCACGACATCCGCCGCTGGAAGACGGCCATGGTGATCAGCAACGCTTATAACCTGCGTATGCGCATTGTGCAGAGCAGCCCCACGGCCGCGCCTACGTCTTATAACATCGTGCCCACGATCCGCCGCCACAACTTCCGCCCCGAAATGTACCTGCTCCCTATCCCGGACGGCGAGATCCGCAAAATCCCCGCCTTCCGTCAGAATCCAGGTTGGTAA
- a CDS encoding glycoside hydrolase family 43 protein, which translates to MRKLSLTLLALGALAIQSTSYADGPAKNLAKPRAPKAEKNTSFRPGELWYDTDGNVINAHGGGILLVGKIYYWYGEKRAQHQEEGVNVYSSKDLYNWKYEGVALTPSSDPAHDIAVGCLMERPKVIYNKKTGKYVMWFHLELKGQGYKAARAGVAVADKPTGPFKYVSSFRPNGNMSRDMGLYVDDDGTAYHIYSSKENYDLRLARLNDDYLTPTTQDSMLFSRHREAPALFKKDGKYYLITSGCTGWAPNQASLHVASSPFGPWQLVGDPMSGPNAKLTFDGQSTYVLPVPGKKDAFIFMADRWNPKDLKDSRHLWLPVQFKAGQPTIDWVPQWDLGFFNQMAAK; encoded by the coding sequence ATGCGAAAATTATCCTTAACGCTGCTGGCGCTTGGTGCCCTAGCTATCCAAAGCACTTCGTACGCCGACGGTCCTGCTAAGAACCTAGCGAAGCCGCGTGCGCCGAAAGCGGAGAAGAACACCAGCTTCCGCCCCGGCGAGCTGTGGTACGACACCGACGGCAACGTGATTAACGCCCACGGCGGCGGCATTTTGCTGGTGGGCAAAATCTACTATTGGTACGGCGAGAAGCGCGCCCAGCACCAGGAAGAAGGCGTGAACGTGTACTCGTCGAAAGACCTCTACAACTGGAAGTACGAAGGCGTGGCCCTCACCCCGAGCTCCGACCCAGCGCACGACATTGCTGTGGGTTGCCTCATGGAGCGCCCCAAGGTGATCTACAACAAGAAGACTGGCAAGTACGTGATGTGGTTTCACTTGGAGCTGAAAGGCCAGGGCTACAAAGCCGCTCGCGCCGGCGTGGCCGTGGCCGACAAGCCCACGGGCCCGTTCAAGTACGTGAGCAGCTTCCGCCCCAACGGCAACATGTCGCGCGACATGGGCCTGTACGTGGACGACGATGGCACCGCTTACCACATCTACTCTTCCAAGGAAAACTACGACCTGCGCCTGGCTCGCCTCAACGACGACTACCTCACGCCGACTACCCAGGACAGCATGCTGTTCAGCAGGCACCGCGAGGCACCGGCGCTGTTCAAAAAGGACGGCAAGTACTACCTCATCACGAGCGGCTGCACTGGCTGGGCGCCCAACCAAGCTTCGCTCCATGTAGCTAGCTCGCCCTTCGGCCCCTGGCAGCTAGTGGGCGACCCCATGTCCGGCCCCAACGCCAAACTCACCTTCGACGGGCAGTCGACCTACGTACTGCCGGTGCCGGGTAAAAAGGACGCCTTTATCTTTATGGCCGACCGCTGGAACCCCAAAGACCTCAAGGACAGCCGCCACCTGTGGTTGCCCGTGCAGTTTAAGGCGGGCCAGCCAACCATTGATTGGGTGCCCCAGTGGGACCTAGGTTTTTTCAACCAAATGGCGGCTAAATAG
- a CDS encoding glycoside hydrolase family 35 protein, translating into MIYRNLVGVLLLSGLSLTTGPNALAQTKTSTAKHTFTLGDENFLLDGKPFQMISGELHYPRIPREAWRARMKAAKAMGLNTIGTYVFWNVHEPQPGQYNFTGNNDITAFVKIAQEEGLWVIIRPSPYVCAEWEFGGYPYWLQKDKDLKVRSMDPKYLAAYGRYLKEVAKQLAPLQVNHGGPVLMVQVENEYGFYSDDKNYLALNRKMFQDAGFDGLLYTCDPGEKVKEGHLEGLLPAVNGWDDPRKVKQLVRTYHGGKGPFYIAEWYPAWFDWWGTPHHTVPAEKYTPRLDSVLAAGISINMYMFHGGTTRGFMNGANYKGGDTKFEPQISSYDYDAPLDEAGNPTPKFMAFRQVIEKHLPAGTKLPAVPAAKPTTRIPSITLTQTTSLASMLPKAVVSAKPQTFEDLNQDYGFVLYRTTLAGGRKGTLQLKDLRDYAVVMVNGQRVAVLDRRKNEDQTELTLPKGTVTLDILVENLGRLNFGPFLTQNRKGITEQVTFAGTEVTNWQHFRLPFDDISKIKASTAKVAAGSNAPVVRRGTFTLDKPADTYFDMSTWGKGVVWINGHNLGRYWEVGPQQTLYVPAEWLKKGQNEVAVLELLKPEQDKLAGLDKPILSVVKADGEARRTN; encoded by the coding sequence GTGATATACAGAAATTTAGTAGGGGTGCTGCTGCTGAGTGGCCTAAGCCTGACGACGGGCCCCAACGCCCTGGCACAAACCAAAACTTCCACCGCGAAGCACACCTTCACCCTGGGTGACGAAAACTTCCTGCTCGACGGCAAGCCGTTCCAGATGATTTCGGGTGAGTTGCACTACCCACGCATTCCGCGAGAGGCGTGGCGGGCGCGCATGAAGGCCGCTAAGGCCATGGGCTTGAACACGATAGGAACTTACGTGTTCTGGAACGTACACGAGCCCCAGCCGGGCCAGTACAACTTCACGGGCAATAACGACATTACCGCCTTCGTGAAAATTGCCCAGGAGGAAGGCCTGTGGGTAATTATTCGGCCTAGTCCTTACGTGTGCGCCGAATGGGAATTTGGCGGCTACCCCTACTGGCTTCAGAAAGACAAAGATCTCAAAGTCAGAAGTATGGACCCGAAGTACCTAGCTGCGTACGGTCGGTACCTGAAGGAAGTAGCCAAGCAACTCGCGCCTTTGCAGGTAAACCACGGCGGCCCCGTGCTGATGGTGCAGGTGGAAAACGAGTACGGCTTCTACTCCGACGATAAGAACTACCTAGCCCTCAACCGCAAGATGTTCCAGGATGCCGGCTTCGACGGCCTGCTCTACACCTGCGACCCCGGCGAGAAGGTGAAAGAGGGCCACTTAGAAGGCCTCTTGCCGGCCGTGAATGGCTGGGACGATCCGCGCAAGGTGAAGCAGCTGGTGCGCACCTACCACGGCGGCAAAGGCCCCTTCTACATCGCCGAGTGGTACCCCGCTTGGTTCGACTGGTGGGGCACGCCGCACCACACGGTGCCCGCTGAGAAGTACACGCCCCGCCTCGATTCGGTACTGGCGGCTGGTATCTCTATTAATATGTACATGTTCCACGGGGGCACCACCCGCGGCTTCATGAACGGAGCCAACTACAAGGGCGGCGACACCAAGTTTGAGCCCCAGATCAGCAGCTACGACTACGACGCGCCCCTGGACGAGGCCGGCAACCCCACGCCGAAGTTCATGGCTTTCCGCCAGGTAATCGAGAAGCACCTACCGGCGGGTACCAAGCTGCCCGCCGTGCCCGCCGCCAAACCCACCACGCGCATCCCCAGCATTACACTGACGCAGACCACGAGCCTAGCTAGCATGCTGCCCAAAGCCGTGGTAAGCGCTAAACCTCAGACGTTTGAAGACCTGAACCAAGACTACGGCTTTGTGCTCTACCGTACCACCCTCGCCGGGGGTCGCAAAGGCACGTTGCAGCTCAAGGACCTACGCGACTACGCCGTAGTGATGGTGAACGGGCAGCGCGTGGCCGTGCTCGACCGCCGCAAGAACGAAGATCAAACCGAGCTGACCTTGCCCAAAGGTACCGTGACGCTCGATATTCTGGTGGAGAACCTAGGTCGCCTGAACTTCGGCCCTTTCCTAACCCAAAACCGCAAGGGCATCACCGAGCAGGTGACGTTTGCCGGCACGGAGGTCACCAATTGGCAGCACTTCCGCCTGCCTTTCGATGACATTTCCAAAATCAAAGCCTCCACGGCCAAGGTTGCCGCCGGCAGCAACGCCCCGGTCGTGCGCCGCGGCACCTTCACCCTCGACAAACCCGCTGATACCTACTTCGATATGAGCACTTGGGGCAAAGGCGTGGTGTGGATCAACGGCCACAACCTAGGTCGCTACTGGGAAGTGGGCCCTCAACAGACGCTCTACGTACCCGCCGAATGGTTGAAAAAAGGCCAAAACGAAGTAGCCGTGCTAGAGCTTCTGAAGCCCGAGCAAGACAAGCTAGCTGGCCTCGACAAGCCGATTCTGAGCGTGGTGAAAGCCGACGGCGAAGCCCGCCGCACGAACTAA
- a CDS encoding DUF2264 domain-containing protein has product MRCPGVGGVVGSTLLSALLLSSNLGHGQTPTPALTFNTNVARPATQLPPFKLDQPDKQLSPYTGMTRKHWQDAAQYLLSGAFSYIHKLDDPMQFPKQPGKSYPRNEGQVPTEKLEGLCRTLFMAAPLLKENPGLTLNGIKVADYYRHQLGRLVDPSSDTYIKPRAANGGPSQNLVEFGGLSVALFAAPEILWDPLPEATKKTLAATMLSYGDGPTVPQNWRYFNIFILSFFKSRGYQVNEKLMEEYLQKQLTHYRGEGWYHDGPAYDYYSMWAFEMYGRLWTEYYGREHYPQVAQQLTANFAPLKDNYPYMFGRDGSMIMWGRSIAYRFAAVVPFPLMGLNPEPGTNFGWMRRIASGAMLQFLQNPDFLQDNIPTLGFYGPFDPAVQSYSCRGSVFWLAKAFLGLLVPANSPFWTATENEGAWATKELAPGTVFNKYEPGSNILLTDYPNIGAAEIRAWCHVPIIGAGEPFRGSENYNRLSYNSAFPWQADGPNGEVAMNYVFRNAKNEWEALRLFTFKRFEDGVYYRDAELETDKNIRLSLADVPLPNGILRVDKYTGTVGTATRLGHYALPQLGNQPIKHETRKVRGRQVHLISNGAYELALVPLSGWEKVETVAAQGLHPVSNNSTVLDATAMVADGKPPIYATLMLWKKAGQKWTDNELVPVKKFTYSAPNNTVQIDFADGGKKTVQFKQ; this is encoded by the coding sequence ATGAGGTGCCCTGGCGTGGGCGGGGTTGTTGGCAGTACGCTACTAAGTGCTTTGCTGTTAAGCAGCAACCTAGGTCATGGCCAAACGCCCACGCCTGCTCTCACCTTCAACACCAACGTAGCGCGGCCAGCCACGCAGCTACCACCCTTCAAGCTCGACCAGCCCGACAAGCAACTCAGCCCCTACACGGGTATGACGCGCAAGCACTGGCAAGACGCGGCGCAGTACCTGCTCAGCGGAGCGTTCAGCTACATCCACAAGCTCGACGACCCGATGCAGTTTCCGAAGCAGCCCGGCAAGAGCTACCCGCGCAACGAAGGCCAGGTGCCAACGGAAAAGCTAGAGGGCCTGTGCCGCACGCTATTCATGGCCGCGCCGCTGCTGAAGGAAAACCCAGGACTCACGCTCAACGGCATCAAGGTGGCCGACTACTACCGCCATCAGCTAGGTCGGCTGGTGGACCCCAGCAGCGACACCTACATCAAGCCCCGCGCCGCCAACGGCGGACCTAGCCAGAACCTAGTGGAGTTTGGGGGCTTGTCGGTGGCGCTGTTCGCGGCGCCCGAAATCCTGTGGGACCCGCTGCCTGAAGCCACCAAGAAAACCCTGGCAGCCACCATGCTCAGCTACGGCGACGGCCCCACGGTGCCGCAGAACTGGCGCTACTTCAACATCTTCATTCTGAGCTTCTTCAAGAGCCGGGGCTACCAGGTGAATGAGAAGCTGATGGAGGAATACCTGCAAAAGCAACTGACCCACTACCGCGGCGAAGGCTGGTACCACGACGGCCCCGCCTACGACTACTACAGCATGTGGGCCTTCGAGATGTACGGCCGCCTCTGGACGGAGTACTACGGCCGCGAGCATTATCCGCAAGTGGCCCAGCAGCTTACCGCCAACTTTGCCCCGCTCAAGGACAACTACCCCTATATGTTCGGGCGCGACGGCAGCATGATTATGTGGGGGCGCAGCATTGCGTACCGGTTTGCGGCCGTGGTGCCGTTCCCGCTGATGGGCCTGAACCCCGAGCCGGGCACCAACTTCGGCTGGATGCGGCGCATTGCCTCGGGTGCCATGCTCCAATTCTTGCAAAACCCTGACTTCTTGCAGGATAACATCCCAACCCTAGGTTTCTACGGCCCCTTTGACCCCGCGGTGCAGTCGTACAGCTGCCGAGGCAGCGTGTTCTGGCTCGCCAAGGCTTTTCTAGGGTTGCTGGTTCCGGCCAATAGCCCGTTCTGGACGGCTACCGAAAACGAAGGCGCCTGGGCTACCAAGGAGCTAGCCCCCGGCACCGTGTTCAACAAGTATGAGCCGGGCTCCAACATCTTGCTCACCGATTACCCCAACATCGGCGCAGCCGAAATCCGGGCGTGGTGCCACGTGCCCATCATCGGAGCGGGTGAGCCATTCCGGGGCAGCGAAAACTATAACCGCCTGAGCTACAACAGCGCTTTTCCGTGGCAAGCCGATGGCCCCAACGGCGAGGTTGCCATGAACTACGTGTTCCGTAACGCGAAAAATGAGTGGGAAGCCCTGCGCCTTTTCACCTTCAAGCGCTTCGAGGACGGCGTGTACTACCGCGACGCGGAACTGGAAACCGACAAAAACATCCGTCTGAGCCTAGCCGACGTGCCGCTGCCCAACGGCATTCTGCGCGTGGATAAGTACACCGGCACCGTGGGCACCGCCACGCGCCTAGGTCATTACGCCTTGCCGCAGCTTGGCAATCAACCCATTAAGCACGAAACGCGCAAGGTGCGCGGCCGCCAGGTTCACCTCATCAGCAACGGTGCTTACGAGCTAGCCTTGGTACCGCTCAGCGGCTGGGAGAAAGTAGAAACCGTGGCGGCGCAGGGGCTACATCCCGTCAGCAACAACAGCACCGTGCTCGATGCCACGGCTATGGTGGCCGATGGCAAGCCGCCCATCTACGCCACGCTCATGCTCTGGAAGAAAGCCGGCCAGAAATGGACGGATAATGAACTCGTACCGGTGAAGAAATTCACCTATTCCGCCCCAAACAACACCGTGCAGATCGACTTCGCCGATGGCGGCAAGAAGACAGTGCAATTCAAACAGTAA